Proteins co-encoded in one Flavobacterium fluviale genomic window:
- a CDS encoding ABC transporter ATP-binding protein, with product MAEPLIKITDIKRNFVLGNEIVYVLKGIDLEINKGEYVALMGPSGSGKSTLMNLLGCLDTPTSGHYVLNGKDVSQMRDDELAEIRNKEIGFVFQTFNLLPRTTALDNVALPMIYAGYGKSDRIARATEVLKQVNLADRMDHQPNQLSGGQRQRVAVARALVNKPSIILADEPTGNLDSKTSVEIMKLFGDIHAQGNTVILVTHEEDIAAYAHRVIRLRDGLIESDTTK from the coding sequence ATGGCTGAACCATTAATTAAAATAACCGACATTAAACGAAATTTCGTTTTAGGCAACGAAATTGTGTATGTATTAAAAGGAATAGATCTAGAAATAAACAAAGGCGAATATGTTGCTTTAATGGGACCTTCTGGCTCTGGAAAATCTACATTAATGAATTTATTAGGCTGTTTAGACACACCAACTTCGGGACATTATGTTTTGAACGGAAAAGATGTCAGCCAAATGAGGGATGATGAATTAGCCGAAATCAGAAATAAAGAAATTGGTTTTGTTTTTCAGACATTTAATTTACTGCCAAGAACAACCGCACTTGATAACGTTGCACTTCCTATGATTTATGCCGGCTACGGAAAATCTGATCGTATCGCAAGAGCTACCGAAGTTTTAAAACAGGTAAACCTAGCCGATAGAATGGATCACCAGCCAAACCAGCTTTCTGGAGGACAACGCCAGCGTGTTGCTGTTGCCCGAGCTTTGGTCAATAAACCATCGATCATTCTAGCCGATGAACCGACAGGAAATTTAGATAGTAAAACTTCCGTTGAAATCATGAAACTCTTTGGAGATATTCACGCACAAGGAAATACGGTCATTCTAGTAACTCACGAAGAAGATATTGCGGCTTATGCGCATCGTGTAATTCGTCTACGTGACGGGCTAATTGAAAGTGATACAACTAAATAA
- a CDS encoding DUF2795 domain-containing protein: MYWTLELASYLSDAPWPANKDELIDYAIRAGAPLEVVENLQSIEDEGEIYESMEEIWPDYPTDEDYLWNEDEY, translated from the coding sequence ATGTATTGGACATTAGAATTAGCATCTTATTTAAGTGATGCGCCATGGCCTGCTAACAAAGATGAACTTATAGACTACGCAATTAGAGCTGGTGCTCCATTAGAAGTAGTTGAAAACCTTCAGTCAATCGAAGACGAAGGCGAGATATATGAATCAATGGAAGAAATTTGGCCTGATTATCCAACAGACGAAGATTATCTTTGGAATGAGGATGAATATTAA
- a CDS encoding FKBP-type peptidyl-prolyl cis-trans isomerase, producing the protein MKKLLAALFSLTLFVSCVSSEKDTASEPEKDYREQNEQEIRDYIAKNNLTAQRTESGLYYIINEAGTGKQPTASSNVTVAYTGSFTSGKTFDQSSSAGISFPLNQVIKGWTEGIPLFKEGGSGTLLIPSHLGYGSRSNSSIPGGSVLIFDVKLIKVN; encoded by the coding sequence ATGAAAAAATTATTAGCCGCATTATTTAGTTTAACACTATTTGTTTCTTGTGTAAGTTCGGAAAAAGACACAGCTTCTGAACCAGAGAAGGATTACAGAGAACAAAATGAGCAGGAAATCAGAGATTATATTGCCAAAAACAATCTAACTGCACAACGCACAGAGTCTGGTTTGTATTACATTATAAATGAAGCAGGAACTGGTAAACAGCCAACAGCCTCATCAAATGTTACTGTAGCGTACACTGGCTCTTTTACAAGCGGAAAAACATTCGATCAAAGCAGTAGTGCCGGTATCTCTTTCCCTTTAAATCAAGTTATTAAAGGATGGACAGAAGGTATTCCGTTATTTAAAGAAGGCGGCAGCGGTACATTGCTAATTCCATCTCATTTGGGTTACGGAAGCCGCAGCAACTCTTCAATCCCAGGAGGTTCAGTACTTATATTTGATGTAAAATTGATCAAAGTAAATTAA
- a CDS encoding O-methyltransferase has product MLFQIKSYLKFLWKSKNEHAVHSPFVFNLLTKCFYDKKPKPEYSILKNYRKSLLENKNFIEVTDFGAGSKVFKSNKRQISKIAQTAGISPKRAELLFRVTNYFKPENILEIGTSLGLATSALALGNTKAKVVTIEGCPQTGGTAKNQLDKFECKNVETIISEFESFLISENIQATNYNLIYFDGNHSKKATLAYFEVLLQTIDNDSVWIFDDIHWSPEMEEAWEIIKNHPKVKVTIDTFQWGFVFFRYEQPKEHFIIRT; this is encoded by the coding sequence ATGCTTTTTCAAATAAAATCTTATCTAAAATTTCTTTGGAAATCTAAAAACGAACATGCGGTTCACTCCCCTTTTGTTTTTAATTTACTGACAAAATGTTTTTATGATAAGAAGCCAAAGCCAGAGTATTCTATTCTCAAAAATTATAGAAAATCGCTTTTAGAAAATAAAAATTTTATTGAGGTAACAGATTTTGGTGCGGGTTCGAAAGTCTTTAAATCAAACAAAAGACAAATTTCCAAAATTGCGCAGACAGCTGGAATTTCGCCAAAGCGAGCCGAATTATTGTTTCGCGTAACAAATTACTTTAAGCCAGAAAATATTCTGGAAATAGGAACTTCTTTGGGTTTGGCGACTTCTGCCCTGGCACTTGGAAACACAAAAGCAAAAGTTGTAACCATTGAAGGCTGTCCGCAGACTGGAGGCACTGCCAAAAATCAATTGGATAAATTTGAGTGTAAAAATGTTGAAACTATAATCTCAGAATTTGAATCTTTTTTAATTTCTGAAAACATTCAAGCCACAAATTACAATCTGATCTATTTTGACGGAAATCATTCTAAAAAAGCAACTTTAGCTTATTTCGAAGTTCTCCTTCAAACAATCGACAACGATTCTGTTTGGATTTTTGATGATATTCATTGGTCGCCAGAAATGGAAGAAGCTTGGGAGATTATAAAAAATCATCCTAAAGTAAAAGTAACCATCGACACCTTTCAGTGGGGATTTGTATTTTTTAGATACGAACAACCAAAAGAACATTTTATAATTCGAACATAA
- a CDS encoding DUF6565 domain-containing protein, producing MKSIKIAAGIALLALSFTSCKDEKQEKAQRTIDSYVTYVDSVKNVKAEDLKENWNAVEAEYDRRAAEANLALADIKDNAAETEKINTSKAKYEDFKNEVSTLLAPPAASPKQQLRNALFGEGKIGDDMSFSWVNAQNIHSVYQQFVHTVENNKDSYSREDWDEIKLLYEALDSRKNTVEKEGLSSEDNRKIAGLKVKFAPMYTVNRMGAKSEENKEAKK from the coding sequence ATGAAAAGTATAAAAATAGCCGCAGGAATTGCATTATTAGCATTGAGCTTTACATCGTGTAAAGACGAAAAACAAGAAAAAGCACAGCGTACAATTGATTCTTATGTAACCTACGTAGATTCGGTTAAAAACGTAAAAGCCGAAGATTTAAAAGAAAATTGGAATGCTGTAGAAGCAGAATACGACAGAAGAGCAGCAGAAGCTAACTTAGCTTTAGCAGATATTAAAGATAATGCTGCCGAAACTGAAAAAATAAATACAAGTAAAGCAAAATACGAGGACTTTAAAAATGAAGTATCCACCCTTTTGGCCCCGCCAGCAGCAAGTCCAAAACAACAATTAAGAAACGCTTTATTTGGTGAAGGAAAAATTGGAGACGATATGAGCTTTAGCTGGGTTAATGCTCAGAATATCCATAGCGTTTACCAACAATTCGTACACACAGTTGAAAACAATAAAGATAGTTATTCTAGAGAAGACTGGGATGAAATTAAATTATTGTATGAAGCACTTGACAGCAGAAAAAATACTGTTGAAAAAGAAGGACTTTCGTCTGAAGACAACAGAAAAATTGCTGGTTTAAAAGTTAAATTTGCGCCAATGTATACTGTTAACAGAATGGGAGCAAAATCTGAAGAGAATAAAGAAGCAAAAAAATAA
- a CDS encoding cob(I)yrinic acid a,c-diamide adenosyltransferase, with amino-acid sequence MKVYTKTGDKGTTALFGGTRVPKDHIRIDSYGTVDELNSYIGLIRDQEIDSSYKTILIEIQDRLFTVGAILATPQEKEVLKNGELRLKNLGIIDSDIELLEKEIDKMDESLPPMTHFVLPGGHPTVSHCHIARCICRRAERLAVHLSHNEHVPEIAIQYLNRLSDYLFVLARKLSSDLKAEEVKWIPRK; translated from the coding sequence ATGAAAGTATATACCAAAACAGGCGATAAAGGTACAACAGCTCTTTTTGGCGGAACTCGTGTACCAAAAGACCATATTCGCATTGACAGTTATGGAACTGTTGATGAATTGAACTCTTATATCGGATTAATCCGCGATCAGGAAATCGACTCAAGTTATAAAACTATTCTAATAGAAATTCAGGATCGTCTTTTTACAGTTGGTGCCATTTTGGCAACGCCGCAAGAAAAAGAAGTTTTGAAGAACGGCGAGCTTAGACTGAAAAATTTAGGAATAATTGACTCAGATATTGAATTATTAGAAAAAGAGATTGATAAGATGGACGAAAGTCTTCCGCCAATGACTCACTTTGTTTTACCAGGCGGTCATCCTACCGTGTCACATTGTCATATTGCCCGCTGTATTTGCCGTCGCGCAGAGCGTTTAGCTGTTCATTTAAGCCACAATGAGCATGTACCCGAAATCGCAATTCAGTACTTAAACCGACTTTCTGACTACCTTTTTGTCTTGGCACGGAAGTTGTCGTCAGACTTAAAAGCGGAGGAAGTGAAATGGATACCCAGAAAATAA